A single genomic interval of Monodelphis domestica isolate mMonDom1 chromosome X, mMonDom1.pri, whole genome shotgun sequence harbors:
- the LOC100617106 gene encoding probable ATP-dependent RNA helicase DDX53, which produces METDRSSAAHYDVSTSGSQSSENPGSIPSRATTGETDKSYAAHHLVPASEPWTVEKPKPPLPQSPTAETERRYAAHLLVPTSDPWSLAEKPKSLPSQPSAVEPDSSYGAHSSLLTSEPWSSVENLIFPSQASTTETDSSYLDHLAMPPYELWSPVDKLMPLSFHLSPVEKFNSHTTTYNSNLTSSGFDVPSVVSKTPLEKSLPLSPYQLESYNNFATCTISPPSSSFAMSSSEPQASEKNLISPPSRSSTRSKSSSHTIHNISPASPGVILPASESQPSRKNLISPPFHLSTRRKSTDYTTRTISPACARQSSSKHLTPPLSPFCSTETASSYATGNIGPSLPGPAHNIGTKGQGRGNLRGLSGPLAAQETQAQSSCKKDSPLCFMIKTGVIGASTSQRGNKVKKLPEFPGSKMRNPRGESESEARAYGKQQSQKPAKSAMEETVKKAERYSKEGAKRSGTLKTSTEKATERKVPVIDWDAIRQSHLQYIKNKWGSLPPVKKDFYVESARTKSMLQSEADRWRKENNNVTCDDLKTNEKRSIPHPVCQFEDAFHQYPEVMENIRKVGFSKPTPIQSQAWPIILKGIDLISIAQTGTGKTLAYLMPGFIHLDHQPVAREERRGPGMLVLTPTRELAIQVDNECKKYTYKGIKSMCIYGGDKSGPTEHIPRGIDIIIATPGRLSDLQMNDLVNLNSITYVVLDEADKMLDMGFEPQIMKILSDIRPDRQTVMTSATWPDIVRHLSQKYLKDPMIVYVGTLDLTTVNTIKQKIIVTTEEEKRVLLRSFIDSLMPEHKVIIFVSRKLIADDISSDLSIKGIPVQSLHGSREQDDRDQALEEFKKGIVKILIATDLASRGIDVLDVTHVFNFDFPQNIEEYIHRIGRTGRAGQSGSSITLLTKGDWSVAGELINILQRANQEVPRELASMARQYKQYKHRKNEEKKLRYYSRPR; this is translated from the coding sequence ATGGAAACGGATCGCAGCTCTGCTGCTCACTATGATGTGTCAACTTCCGGATCCCAGTCATCAGAGAATCCAGGCTCAATCCCATCTCGAGCGACCACGGGAGAAACAGATAAAAGCTATGCCGCTCATCATTTGGTGCCAGCCTCTGAACCGTGGACCGTGGAGAAGCCAAAACCACCTTTGCCTCAGTCGCCCAcagcagaaacagagagaaggtatGCCGCTCACCTTCTGGTACCAACCTCTGATCCCTGGTCACTGGCGGAGAAGCCAAAATCACTCCCATCTCAGCCATCCGCAGTAGAACCGGATAGCAGCTATGGTGCTCACTCTTCTCTGCTAACTTCTGAGCCCTGGTCATCAGTGGAAAATCTGATATTTCCATCTCAGGCATCCACTACAGAAACAGATAGCAGCTATCTTGATCACCTTGCTATGCCGCCTTATGAGTTATGGTCACCGGTGGACAAGCTAATGCCACTCTCATTTCACTTGTCTCCTGTGGAAAAATTTAACAGCCACACTACTACGTACAATAGCAACCTTACTTCTTCTGGTTTTGACGTACCCTCAGTGGTGTCCAAGACACCATTGGAGAAGTCGCTGCCTCTCTCACCTTATCAGCTTGAATCGTATAACAACTTTGCCACATGTACCATCAGTCCTCCCTCTTCGAGCTTTGCTATGTCCAGCTCTGAGCCTCAGGCATCAGAAAAGAACCTGATATCGCCACCATCTCGTTCATCTACTAGAAGCAAGTCTAGTAGTCATACCATCCATAACATCAGCCCTGCCTCGCCTGGCGTAatcttgcctgcctctgagtcTCAGCCATCCAGAAAGAATCTTATATCACCACCGTTCCATTTATCCACCAGAAGAAAGTCGACCGACTATACCACCCGTACCATCAGCCCTGCCTGTGCACGTCAATCATCATCAAAGCACCTAACTCCACCTCTGTCTCCCTTTTGCAGCACAGAAACAGCTAGCAGTTATGCCACCGGTAACATCGGCCCTTCCCTTCCAGGCCCAGCCCATAACATTGGTACAAAAGGGCAGGGAAGAGGCAACCTCAGGGGTTTGAGTGGCCCCCTGGCAGCACAGGAGACCCAGGCCCAGAGCTCCTGCAAGAAAGATTCACCTCTCTGCTTCATGATTAAGACCGGAGTGATTGGAGCCAGCACAAGCCAAAGAGGCAACAAAGTGAAAAAGTTGCCAGAATTTCCTGGCTCTAAAATGCGGAACCCCAGAGGAGAATCTGAGTCAGAGGCAAGGGCATATGGCAAACAACAGAGCCAGAAACCAGCTAAGTCGGCAATGGAAGAAACGGTTAAAAAAGCAGAGAGGTATTCTAAAGAGGGAGCAAAAAGGAGCGGCACCTTGAAAACATCTACTGAAAAGGCCACCGAAAGGAAAGTACCTGTGATTGATTGGGATGCAATTAGACAAAGCCACCtgcaatacattaaaaataagtggGGAAGCCTACCACCtgtcaaaaaagatttttatgtTGAATCAGcgagaacaaaatcaatgttaCAATCAGAAGCAGACAGGTGGCGCAAAGAAAACAATAATGTAACTTGTGATGATTTAAAAACCAATGAAAAAAGATCTATTCCGCACCCTGTCTGCCAATTCGAAGATGCATTTCATCAATATCCGGAAGTTATGGAAAATATCAGGAAGGTAGGTTTCAGCAAACCCACGCCAATACAATCACAGGCATGGCCAATCATATTGAAAGGTATTGACCTAATCAGTATTGCCCAAACAGGTACTGGGAAAACATTAGCGTACCTGATGCCAGGCTTTATTCATCTTGACCACCAGCCAGTAgccagggaggagaggagggggcctGGTATGCTAGTGCTCACACCAACCAGAGAATTAGCGATTCAAGTTGACAATGAATGTAAGAAATACACTTATAAGGGAATTAAAAGCATGTGTATATATGGGGGAGACAAAAGTGGTCCAACTGAGCATATTCCCAGGGGTATAGATATTATCATTGCCACCCCAGGCCGACTTAGCGACCTGCAGATGAACGACCTCGTCAATCTTAATAGTATTACATACGTGGTTCTAGATGAGGCTGATAAGATGTTGGATATGGGGTTTGAGCctcaaataatgaaaattttatcAGATATACGGCCAGATAGGCAAACGGTAATGACCAGCGCTACCTGGCCCGATATTGTCCGTCATTTGTCACAAAAATACCTAAAAGATCCAATGATAGTTTATGTTGGCACCTTGGATCTAACCACCGTGAACACCATAAAACAGAAAATCATCGTAACCACTGAAGAAGAAAAACGAGTTTTGCTACGTTCTTTCATCGATTCGTTGATGCCTGAACATAAAGTAATTATTTTTGTGAGCAGAAAACTTATTGCTGATGATATATCCAGTGACCTGAGCATTAAGGGCATACCTGTGCAGTCACTCCATGGTAGTCGAGAACAAGATGACCGAGACCAAGCATTAGaggaatttaaaaaaggaatagtgaaaatattaatagctaCAGATCTGGCATCACGAGGTATCGACGTCCTCGATGTCACTCATGTTTTTAACTTTGATTTTCCTCAAAACATTGAAGAATACATCCATAGAATTGGACGTACGGGACGAGCTGGACAAAGTGGGTCATCGATCACTTTACTCACCAAAGGCGACTGGAGCGTTGCGGGGGAGCTAATTAACATCTTACAGCGGGCCAACCAAGAGGTCCCCCGTGAGCTTGCATCAATGGCTAGGCAATATAAGCAGTACAAACACAGAAAGAACGAGGAAAAGAAGTTAAGATATTATAGCAGGCCAAGATAA